TGGAGATAAACTACGGGTAAAAACTGATGATGAAACAATTTATTATTTAATGAGGTATAATTATTATTCCATCATAAATTTTTACAAAGAACCTTTTTTAAAAGGGAAAGATTTAAAAGGAAATGATATTTATAAATCGGGAGTTCATTTTAATCATTTGAAAGCGTTGTATGATTTTGATAAAAGTTTGAGAATGTTGTTTTTTGATGTTTTGACACAATTGGAAAGAGCTTTTAAAACAGCAATTGCATATTATTATTCGGAATGTTATGCAAATAAAGAAAGTTATCTGGAACTTAATAGATATAAATGATATTTTATATAAAATGGATTTTCCAAAAGATTGGTACAAATAGAAATTAAAATTGTGATAAACTAATTGATTAATAAAATATGAGGGTTAATTGAGAACGCAAATTGATAAAACAAACTTATCAAGAAAGGAAAAATAAAAAATGGAAAAGAAAATATACGAAGCAGTAAACTGGAATACCCCTGAAAATGATTATGTGGAAACTTTTTGGGAGCAAAATATAAGACAATTTTGGATTGATACGGAGTATGTTCCTTCGAGGGATATTGATAGCTGGAATGCGTTGAAACCTGAAATGAAATTGGCTTATTTACATGCACTTGGAGGGC
The DNA window shown above is from Leptotrichia wadei and carries:
- a CDS encoding Abi family protein — encoded protein: MDKSFKTFKEQVEILNGENGDKLRVKTDDETIYYLMRYNYYSIINFYKEPFLKGKDLKGNDIYKSGVHFNHLKALYDFDKSLRMLFFDVLTQLERAFKTAIAYYYSECYANKESYLELNRYK